DNA from Candidatus Cloacimonas acidaminovorans str. Evry:
CCTGAATTGTTTCGTCGTATTTCGCAAGAATCTGAAATTGTTCCTTAGCGCATAAAAAATTGATTTCTTCATTGGTAATGGCATAACAGCCGAAGGCAAGTAGAATAAAGATAAACAAATTGATATATTTCATTTTTGTTCCTGCAGTTGTTCAATTAAGCTCTGGATATCTTCAGAGCTAAAATTATATTCCTTATTGCAATAGAGGCAAACGGGTTTGATGCCTTCCTTTAGTGATTGCAGTTCCTCTTTTCCTAAAAGCAATAATGCCTTACTGAATAGTTCATAGCTGCAATTACAACGATAGGCGATTTCTTTTTCTGCGTTAATTTGCCACTGAAGTCCCTTGAACACAAAACGGGAAAGGATTTCGGGAATTGATAATCCCATATCCATCAAGTCGCTGAGATTGGGAGTTTGTGCTATATTTTCCTTAATCACATCAGCTATTTTTTTATCCGCATAAGGTAGCTGTTGAATAATAAAACCTCCTGCAGAGCGCACTTTTGCTTCTTTATCAATTAAGATTCCCAAATTTACCGCTGTAGGTATTTGTTCTGATTGTTGATAGTAGTAAGCCAGGTCTTCGGCAATTTCTCCGCTGATAAGTTCTATAGTGCTAAAATAAGATCTTGTTCCTTTTTTATCTTTGCTGATAGTTAAAGTTCCTTTTCCGACTGCTTTGCCTACCTTAAAGTTATCTTCTCTGGTTGCATAAAAGAGGCGGGGATTTTTTGTATAGCCACGCAGAAAGCCATTTTGCGTGCAGATTACAATTGCACCTTGAATATCACCTTCGCAATCTATTCTCATTGTAATTTCACTTTCCTCATCTTTCAAGTCCCAGGAAAGCATTGCTGCTGCTGAAATCATTCTTCCTAAAAGCAAAGTGGCAATTGGAGAAAGGTCATGTAAATCGCGAGCGGTTTGCACACAATTAGTACTATTAACGGCAAAAACCCGAAAATTATTGTTATGAACTGTACCGCGTAAAATGTAATCCTTAGTCATCAATCCAATCCTTGTTTATTGTTGTTCCCGGATAATAGTGCTGTAAAATTTCCTCATATTTTGTTCCTTTTCTTGCCATTCGCAAAGCTCCAACCTGACACATTCCAACTCCATGACCTGCACCTCTGCCTTTAATTTTTATATTTGGCTTGGGGATAATTATTACAGTACCATTAGCAATTTGGTAAGGACCTTCAATATAAAAGAACGACGAAAGCAGGTTTCCGAAAACCTGACGGATTTGATATTCGCTATTTAAGCTAATTGTCTCATTTCCGATCAGTTTTACTTTAGTGATGCGTCCGGAAGAGCCGCGCTGAAGAATTTCAATTCTGCTGATGGAACTTAAACCTGCATTTTTTGCCAATTGATTAAGTGAAATGGATTTATGCCAGGAAAGCGCACCGCGTTCCCAGGAACTCATTTCTTCTTCTGCCAAAGGTTTATCTATCCACTCGCGAGCATCTTTTTCTTTGCTTAAATCAAAGGAATTAACTGCATTGAGACAGGTGACACCTTTTAAATAATCAATCGGTTTACCTTTCCAGATAATATCAGCTGCTTCCGTTTTTCCTCCACAGCAACTATGATAGGTTGTTTCAGCAAGATTTCCGTTATAAAACAAAACCTCTGAAGCACATTCATAAACAGCTTGCAGGATTTGTTCATTCAGCAAATATTTTCCTTTATAAACCTGGCAGTGAGTAGAATTGCATAAATCGTAACCATCGGTTTTATGTTTGTTATTCAATAGCAAAGTTAGGGCATGAGTTCTTGCTGCAACTATTTGTGCTTTAAGTGCTTCTGGGGGAGCATTGTCACCAATTTCATTTTGCACTACTCCGGCAAGATAGGTCTCTAAAGGCAATAATTGATTCAAGATAATCTGTTTTTTTACGGTCTTGAGAATAAAATCGCCGCTATAATCATAGCTATCTCGGTTAAAATAGATTTCTTCCTCGGAATGAATTTTCAGGGGTGTTTCCATATAGCAAAGATTTCCCGTAGCATCTTGAATCTGAACAGTGGAATTAAGCAATTGCACTTCTTTGATTTTATCTATAGGAATACCCTGTTTAGAGGCATATTGTTTTGCCTCTTCTTCCGTAGTAAAACTTTCCGGCAGAAAGTGTTGAAGCTCCTTTTTAATTTTCAGGCGGGAATTTTCCCAGGCAAAAAAATCCCTAACTACCGCTTGTTCATCATCCTGGGCTGCATAAACAATCTCTGTAAAGTCCAGAATAGCATAATGGACAAGGGTTTCCGGATTCATAATGTTAATTGTGATAGCGGAATCAAAATTGCGCGATATTAGTCCATCCGTTTCTGCTATAGTTATATTGGCATTTTTCCCTTTGGGAGTAATAGTTAGTTGAGGAGAAGCAGTTAAATTGATTTCCAGGTTGAGTTCACCTTTTATAAATTGGGCTCCAGCAAGCAAGTTAAGACAAAGTAGCAGCAAAATTATCAGGTAGTTACGCTTCATTTCTCTTTATGCTATCAAAAAGAGGTTGTCATTCCTGCGGAAGCAAGCATCCAGATAAAATTGAGTAAAATAAACACATTTTCAAGATGAATACGATATAAATTATTGCACAACTGCACCAGGAATTCCTTCTCCGTCAGGAATTAAAAGCAGTAATTTTCCGTTGGAATCGGCAGCCAGAATCATTCCCTGCGAAGTTATTCCTCTAATTTTTCGCGGTTCAAGATTTACCAGCATTAAAACGGTTTTACCAATTAAATTATTTGGTTCGTAATCAACTGCAATTCCGGCAATCAATTCGCGTTGTTCAATGCCGATATCTACCTTTAATTTTAACAGTTTATCCGTTTGAGGAACTCTTTCTGCGGTTAATACTTTGGCTAAGCGCAAATCCAATTTGGCAAAGTCATCATAACTGATTAACTCTTTCAGCGGAGCTATTTCCGGAGTGTTAAAATCCGATTTGTCACCTTCATTTATTATTGCTTGTGAATGCAGTTTGGCAATCTGTGCTTCAATTTCTTTATCCTCTATTTTCCGGAAAAGGGGTTTAATTTCGTTTAAAACGATATCTCCCAATAAATTATATGCTTCGCTGAACTTGCAATTATCATCCAAATTCATCATCTGCCTTAAATACCGCATAGACCTTGGCATAATTGGACTAAAGGCAACGGATATTTTTGCCAGTAAATTAGAGCAAACATAAAGTGTTTCGTTAGTTGCATCTCTATTTTCTTTCAGCTGTGCCCAGGGCTTGTTTTCGTCAAAATAGCGGTTTCCCAACCGAGCTATATCCATTATCAGACGCGTATTTTTCTTCACTTGATAGTTCAGATAATTTTCCTCAATTTCTTTTAAGAGCTTATCTGCTTCAGCTATTGCCTTATTAGCCGTTTCACTTAAGGCGCAGGCAGTTATTTTACCCTCAAAATTCTTGTTAGCAAAGGCAAAAACCCGGTTGGCAAGGTTGCCCAAGGTATTATTCAGCTCAATATTTATCTTATTTTGAAAATCCTTAAAACTGAAATCGGAATCTTGTCTTTCGGGAGCGTTAACTGCCAAATAATAACGCAGATACTCACTGTCAAAATCCTGAATGAATTCGTCTACCCAAATTGCCCAATTCTTACTGGTAGATATTTTTTTTCCTTCCAAATTCATAAATTCATTTGCCGGAATATCATAAGGCAGGCAATAGATAGTATCCTGTCCCATCAGCATTGAGGGCCAAATAAGCGAATGAAAGATAATATTATCCTTTCCGATAAAATGAATTAAACGGGTTTCAGGATTTAACCAATATTCCTTCCATTTTTCCGGTTGACCTATTTTTTCTGCCCATTCCACAGTAGCTGAAATATATCCTATGGGAGCGTCAAACCAAACATAAAGAACTTTGCCTTTTGCTTCGGGAAGGGGAACAGGAACTCCCCAGGATAAATCCCTGGTAACGGAGCGTTCAACTAAACCCTGGTCAAGCAAACCCAGAATAAAATTCCGCACATTTTCTTTCCAATAGTCCTTTGTGGCAAGCCAGCGTTTAAGTTTTTCGCGAAATCCTTCCAGTTGCAAAAACCAGTGTTTGGTCTCTTTAATTACGGGAGTTGAACCGCATATTTTACATTTCGGCTCAATCAAGGTTGTCGTTTCGTAAATTTGACCGCATTTATCACACTGATCACCTCTTGCATCTTCAAAACCGCAAAGGGGACAAATTCCTTCCACATATCTATCAGGGAGATAGCGTTTATCTTTTTCGCAGTAAAACTGGAGCGTGTTTTTGGGTTTGATATAACCCTTATTATATAATTGCAGAAAGAAGTCAGCAGCAAGTTTATAATGAGGGGGACGGGAAGTTCCGCTGAAATTATCAAATTCAATACCGATACCCTCAAATGCTTTTTTAATACTATTATGATAATAATTTACTACTTCCTGAGGTGTAATTCCTTCTTTATCAGCTGTTATGGATATTGGAGTGCCATGTTCATCCGTTCCACAAATGTAAATAACATCTTCACCCTTCAAACGCAAATAGCGAACAAAAATATCTGCCGGTAAATAAGCCCCGGCTAAATGTCCGATATGCAATTTTCCATTAGCGTAAGGAAGGGCGCTGGTAACTAAATATTTCATACCTGTTCCTCAATATAAATTTTATGCAGGGTTTTTACCGCTGCGGCACAATTTTGGTCTGGCAGTAGAAGTTCTATGCTTTGTTCGTTATTAAAGCTCCGCAGGATGTTAAAATTTTGGCAGTTTTCCATTACAGTTGCCAAAAAAGCAGGGTCGTGACCTAAACCCAATCCGATAAGATTTACAAAAGCCAAATCGCCTTTTTTGCTGATTGGCTTTGTATTTCTTTCCTGCAGAAAATAGTCCACTTCCGTTTCATATTTGCTTTCTACAAAAAGTTCCAGAAGACCTTCATTGACAAAGCTTTTATAAATTTCATAATACCAGTCGCTAAGAGTTTTCAGCACTTTTACATTAAGCGGGAAAGTATATCTCAGTAATGCATTTTTATGAGCAATAGCAGTCACCTTGCGTTCTTCCATATTATTTTCCTCATTGTTTTCTGTCATTTTATTGGTTATCAGCGAACCGGGTGCAAAAGTGAAAGATGATTTTACTTCCACTTCCACACCGTATTTAAGAGCGTATTCCACAGCTCGGGGATGTAAGACCTTAGAGCCATTATAACAAAGAGTTAACATCAGCTCCGGGCTGATTTGTCTCAATAATTTCGGCTTTTCCACAAGCTTGGGATCAGCAGTAAAAACTCCGTCCACATCTGTATAAATTTCGCATTTATTTGCCTTTAAATAACAAGCTAAAGCAACTGCAGAAGTATCAGAACCGCCACGTCCCAAAGTAGTTATTTCTTTACTGGTGCTAACACCTTGAAAACCCGCTACAATAACTACTTTTCCCTTTTCCAGTTCTTCTTGTATGCGAAAGGCATTTACTTTCAAAATCCGGGCATTACCATGCTTTTCATCGGTTATTATTCCGCTTTGAGAACCGGTAAATGAAATAGAGGGAATTCCTTCTTCCATTAAAGCTAACGACAATAAACTCATACTGATCCGTTCACCAGCCGTCAATAACATATCCAATTCCCGACGCGATGGATGCTTGGAAATCCCGTAAGCTAAAGAAAATAGTTCATCCGTTGTTTTAGCCATCGCCGAAACAACTAAAACAAGACCTTCTCCTTTGTGGTATTCACTGGTTAATCTATGAGCTATGTTACGGATTAAATCAATGTTACCAACTGAAGTTCCGCCGAATTTTTTCACTATTATTGCCATATCTTTCTTTATTTCAAGATTTGTAGTTGCTGTCAAGGAAAAAAATCTTGCTTTCTTAATAGCATTGCTTTAGCATTACGGACTCATTGCTAATGCCATTAGTAATGGGTAAGCAATGGGTAAGCAATGCTATTAAGGAAGAAAATGGAATTATATTTATTTAGTAGGAGTTAGGAGAATTCCTGCTTTCTGTTTTAACTCACAATTTTTTATTTGGGAAACCATCTATAGCGCGGTTGGAAGTGAAAAAGCAAGAGGACTGTTTATAATTGGGAAAGCAGGTGAAAATTGTAAGTCAAAACTTTCTCGCAGGTGAAAATTGTGAGTCAAAACTTTCCCGCAGGTGAAAATTGTGAGTCAAAACTTTCTAAATCATAAATTTTCCAAGTTTTCCCTGGTATCCCTATTAAATTCACTCTTCATTTCAAGAGGAGCATTTTTTTTATGCAGGAATAATTTTTACTTTCCAGCCGGTAGAAATACATTCCGGAAGCCACATTGCGGTTGTTGTTATCTTTTCCGTTCCAGACAATTTGATGCATTCCCGAAGGTAAAACTTCGTCTATCAGCTTTTTCACCAGTTGTCCTTTAATGTTATATACATAAAGTTTAGCCGGAGCCGTTTCCTGCAAAGTAAATCTGATAGTTGTTTCCGGATTGAAAGGATTAGGATAATTATTTAACAATTGAGTTATAAGAGCAGGATTCACATTATCTTCAATATCTGTAAGATAATTGTAGTGCAAAATCTCTGAAGGCATACTGCTGCCCTCCGAATAAACGCAAACCACATAAAAATAATAATCCGTGCCTAATTCTCTTAATGTTTCCGTATAAACAGACATATCGGTAATTCCTGTCAATGCAAAAGCTCCGGCATTAATTCTACGATAAATTTCATAGTGTATTAAAGGAAATTCCGGTTCAGAAGGAGGATTCCAGGTAAGGGTTAAAACGCTATCGGCTACCATATAGCTAATTCCCGAAACGGGAGCAAAATAACCCAGATAAAAGTCCTGCTGAACTAAAGGGTTAGCCAGAGAAATTGTGATCACAGTAGAAGTAGAATTTTTATAGCCATCTGCAGAAGCCCAAATTGAATGCGAGCCAATAGGGAGATAAATTGCGTAGTTTCCTTCATTATCAGGATGGCTAATCCAGGAAGCGGAATTTTGCACATTAACTATGCTGAAATCAATAGCAGAATTACTGCTGGTTACCGTTCCGAAAACCTTTCCCGCAAATTCAACAAAACCTGTAGTGCGAACATCATCTATAAACCATCCATCTCCTGTAATACCACTATCACTCGCAAAAGTAAAACGGAATTGAACACTCTGATTGGCATAAATTGAAAGATTGAAACGGGCAAAAACCCAGCCACCACTGTTTCCACTATAACCTGGCCCGTTTAACACACTCAAATTTGCGTTTGGATAACCACCTACCGGAGTAAGCAAAGTCCAGGTTGTTCCCCCGTTTGTAGAAATTTTAACATTGCCCCCATCATAATTTGCTTCTGAATTATAATAATGCCAGAATTCCAGCATAAAATTGCTGCCGATATAAACACTCGGTGTAGTAAGCTGGTAATTAGCATTATTAGGATAAGGACTATTCAATCGTGTTCCCCAGACCTTAGTTCCGGAATGAGCTCCGACAACAGTTGATTGACCCCATTCCCAACCGTTGGATGAAGGATTGGGAACAAAATTTCCGTTATTATTTTCAAAATCGGCATTCATACCTGTAGTGCCTACACTTAAAACCAATTGCTCACTATGAACACTTGTAAAATCAGCCAAATATGTAAGATAGAAAGTAAGATTATTCCCAACTAGCACATTCGGAGAAATAGTTATATTATATATTGCCTGACTTATTCCGCCTGCAGGTAAGGAAGAAATAATGCAGGAATTGTTATGAACAGTAACATATTCCGAAAGGCAAGTGATTGTGCCACTAATATTAGTAGCGGAAACAGGAGTGGTATTGGCAAAGTTGATAATCAAATCAAGTGTTTCACCCGGATCAATAAGTCCGTTTCCATTTCCTGTAATGCAATCATTCATATACATTCCACTATATTGTATATCAGGTTTATGAACAGTAATATAAATAGGAAAATCCCAGCTGTTATCTGAAATGCTGAGATGCAAATTGATGGGGATTTCAGCTGCATCGGGACAATTGGCATCAATTTGAAGAGTAATTGGGGTATTATTTATCGCTGTTGCATCTCCTAAAATATTACTGTAATTGCTGATAGCATTGAGCAGAACAGCATATTCGCTTGCACAAAAAGCACTTAATTGAACTTGTGTAGCTGTGCCTAATCCTATATTCATTAGTTCAATACCCAGTTCAATTGTTTCTCCCGGTTCGGCTATCCGATTAAAGTTGGAATCATTTATAATTACTTCATTCAGTACCAGAAAAGGTGATTCGTATAAAACAGGAGCCGTAGTAATCAACAGAGCTGAAAAATTTGTTATGGGAGCTGCTGCACTGGGATATTGATTGTTAAAAGTATATTCCAGCCCTATAGTATTCGTATGATCTTTAATTCCGATAGTGCAGAAATTGCCATGCGAAGGACTGTATCCTCCCTGCCCGATATCCACATTATTGAAATCCTGATATTGAAATTTAACCATTCCCTGCCCCATTGAAGTAGGATAGAAAACGGGATCATAAAAAATAACTTCAAAGGTCTCCAGAGAAGAACGATTGTATCCATTACGCATTTTGTAATATTCAATTATAAAGTAATGATTTTGGCTATCGTAATATTTATATATTCCAGCATCACTAATTAAACACAGATCATCCCAAAAAGGAGCCAACATTGGAGAAGGACCATAACCGCCAGGAAGATGATAGTTCCGAAATTCGCCATTTTCAGTAAACCCCATTACTATAAAACCATTCACGCAAACTGTAATTTGATTGTAGTCAATGCCATAAAAAGGAAAAGTGAAAGGCAAAGCTATTTGCTGTAAAGTGACTGCCCCGGTTTGATCTCCTTCGTCAGTTGAAGAACCGGGATCGGAAAAAGCGGTTATTTTTGTTCCCGCTCCTCCCAAGGAAGGATTGATTTCTATCCATTCATAAACGGGACAATCAGGATAAGTGGTATCGGTTATATCATAAATAAAATAGCCGAAAGCATCGGGTCCTAAAGGTGTGTGAGAATTAACACTGCCTATTTGAATGTTAAACTCGGTATATTGATCAAAGCCCCATTCGTTATATAGGTGTAAACGCAACGGCATTTGCATTCCAGGAATCAATAAAGGTCGGGCAAAGACCTCAAAACCTTCTACAGTAATTCCCAAACTGTTTCCCAAGATGGAACCCACATAAGAAGTAGAATCCGTAACCGTTATCAGATCGTTCAAAGAAGATAATTCGGCATAAACATCAAAGACAGGAGCAATGGAATTATTTTTAATGGTTAAGGAAAGAAAACCATTTTCACCCGGATCAAGAATATTATTTCCTCCTGCAGATATTGAAGAGTTGTGAACAAGCAACAAAGCATTATAGATAACAGTATGAAATACAAAGGAATATACATTTTGATCAGCAGTTGTTAATTGCAATGTAAAACGCACATTATGCTGAGCAGGTAAATTGTTTACTATGCTGAAAGTAAATACAGAATTAGACCAAAGCGTGGCATTACTGCCAATAGCGTCAAAACTGCTTTCAGAATTTAAAATAGTAATATAAGGATCATCGGCAGAAAGAATGGCTGTTGTTGCTGGAACTGTTGCTGAAGTTGTATTTTTAATTTCCAAGCTTAGAGCTATGGTTTCTCCTGCAGTAGCAAAACTATCGCCATTACCGTAACTGCCATTAGTGCCGTTATCAATAACTATTTTGTTTAAATAAACAAGAGAACCTGTAGGGTCAATTGTTACAACTTTTTGGAAGGGTTTATAATTATGTTTGGAAACGGTAACCGTCAGCTCATTTAGCACCCCGCCTGAAATATTGATAGTTGCCTTACCTTCACTGTCGGTATAATCTCTGCCAACTATAATATTCTGGGCAGGACTATAAAGTGTTACACAGGCATCTTTTACTCCCGTCCCAGAGGAATTTGTAACTTCCACATCCAAAAGATTACTGCCTAAAGGTAAAATATCTGCACAAGTGAGGTTAAAAATATCAGGAATTTGAGTAAAAACCTCTACCGTAGGGTCTCCCATTAAATTACACCAGTGGGCAAAATAATTCGCCTGTTGATCAAAAGTAGAACCATAAACCTGCTTAATATATAATTTGGCATTTAACAATGCTTCTCCCATACTGCGCATTCCATAAGTAAAAATCCCGTCATAAATTCCGGCATTCAAACAATTGTTAAAAGTAGTATGAGTTCCACTGGTAGCCATTCCAATTGCTGTAATTGCTCCAGCAGGAGCTGCAGAAGTTCCTAAACGAATTAAATCCTCAGTGGTAGCATTACTATTTTCAAAATTACCGGTGCTACAGGTAAGAATTGTAGAATGAGGCAGCTTATTTCCATTGATCAAACTGGCGGATGGACTCCAACCACTCAGTCCTAACCAACCGCGATAATTGAAAAAGGCAACTCCCTGATTAAAACCATTGTTAATATAGGCAGGAAATCCGCTGGAATAATTCTCCAGAAAAGTATAATCGGGATTTGTTCTTTTTGCCAATTCCTTGATGAATTTATTTACATAGATGGTAGAAATTCCACTGTTACCAGGGTCTCCAATCAGCAACATTTTATTTACCCAGGCACCTGCATTTCCGGATACATTGATATTCTTTTCCACAGCATAAATTTTAGTAAAAAGCACATCCAATTGACTGATATTTTCTGCTGAAATTCTACCGATAAAAGCGTCTCCCAAATAATCGTTACCCGCTAAAAAAGTATAAGGATAATCCCCTTCACCTCCATAAGTGGACATTTGTTCAGTATATGTAGGAATGGTATAACTTCCGTTAGTATCACCTAAAAGGATAATAAAATCGGGACGCGTAGAAGGATTATCATATTGCGTTTGGATATAGTTCTTAATTGCCTGAGTAGAAGCTCCTCCGGTTTCAGCTGTGCTTACAAAATTTACATCATAACCCTTTTGCCTTTTCCAGGCAACAAATTCATTCAGTTTGGCAGTAAAAATAGGATCGGTATTGTTGCCATAAATCAGAAGAATTCTGGCAGGTTCAGGCGCTAAATTGGCATTCCGGTAATAATCAAAATTGGCAATCATAGATTCATAAAGATTGGTGAAGGCATAAGAATAGCCGTTGTATTCATCCATTTCATTGATTCCCGGTCTGTCCTTAATCTCTATTTCAACTTCCATCTGTTTTTGGATTTTCAGTTCTTGCGTTTCTGCTACATAATGAACCGGATTAAGAGTAATCTGCACAACCCTGAAATCACGGATAATTTGGGGTTGACTATAGCTGTAACTATTTGCAGGATATAAGGAAGCACTACGATAAGCTATTTTGTTATATTCGCTTGCAATTTCCTGTTCTTTTGTGGCAAAAACCGGTTTAGGAATAAACCCCTTTTGGGTAATAATCTCTCCTCCGGTCACTTTTATTTCTATATCTCCTTTTGGAGGAATAGCAATCCAAGCAGAAAAAACGGGCAATTCAGGAAACCCTGTTTCCGCTGTTGTTTCTGCACCTTGCATACTCAGAATTTTAAAGTTGCTGTTATCAATATCTTCAATATGCAGTTCGGGAACCTGTAATTGCAGTTTTATCTTTCCTGCATTCTGAGAAACCACGGAAAGGGGTTTTTCTATCGGAATAATTGTTTCTGCAAATAAAGCACTGAACAAACACATCAGGATTAGAATGGCGATTTTAGTTGTTTTCATCTTCCGTAAACCTTTATTTGGTATAAATTAAAAAGAACCTGAAGTTAAATTACTCTAACTTCAGGTTCTTTCCTATTGTAAAATTGTCTCATAAATTACTTTATCTCGTAGATAAGAATGCCCTGATCGCGAGCTCCTACTACTAATTTATTATCCATAAATTTCACAGTATTGGTGTAACCGCAGGAAGTTAAATGCTGTAACAATTGCGGTTTTGAAGGAATACTAACATCAAAAAGATAAATACCTCCTCCTCCGGAAGAAAGAGCAAGTTTATTTCCCGAAACAGCTAAGGAAGTAGCATAACCACTTGTATCAAATGTTGACAGCAACACTGGTGAAGCAGGATTGCTTACATCAACAATATGTAAACCGCTTTGGCGTCCTGCTACATAAGCAATATTGTTATTAACTTCCACTTTTTGAGCTTCTCCGCTTAAATGAATATTGCCAATCAGATGACGGTCATTACGATTATAAATATATAAACCAAGCTGTTCTGCGGCTATGAAAATGTAATTATCGGTCAATTTAAAACCAGCAGCTGCTCCAGGAGAAATGGTAAACACATTACTGTTGAAAATTGTGCCATCATAATAATCATATTTGAAACTTCCTGCTGCACAATAGGCACAAACCATTTTATAAGTTCCCTGGGGAAAAGGAACAGGAGTTATGGCAAAACCATCCAAATCCTTTACATTGCTTGTTCCACCTATAAAATCAAGAATGTAAATAAGGGAATCGGGATCGCTGGTATTAATTACTCTAATAGCATCAGTTGCCTCGGTATCCACTAAAAACATAAAATTATGTTCCGGTACTACCGCTACCTTTTTAATTCTGCCTAAAACTTTCTGGCTACCATCTTCTGCCCAAAATTCAGTAATCCACTGTATATGATAATCCGCTCTACTGATTCGGGACATTCCACCCTGGTCATGTGCCACATATATATAATTATCATCAATCTTAATATCCAAAGGATTGCCTACAATCGGTAAAACATTTCTCAAAGTAAGCCAATCCTCTTCCTGATATTCAGTATTGCGTTTTGCGCATGAACTTAGCAATATCAGCACGATGATTGCTAATGTTATTATATAACTTTTAGGCATTCAATTCCTCCACTACCTTTTTTCATCTTTCCTATAGAATAATGCAAAAAACATTCCGAAATAAAATATGCTTTACATTGTGATAGGACATATAAAGAGAAATGTCATGTTTGTAACTTTTTTATAGATTGCCAATGAATAAAAGCCCATCGCTATCATTGTATCGTCCTTCGGACTTTTGTGGTAGTATGTTCATAGTGTTGTTCAGATTAAAAAGGTATTTTTGGGTATTTGGCATATATTATATCAATTTGAATGTTAAGCCATTTTTCATTCCTGCGCAAGCAGAAATCAATAAAAACAGAAAGAGCTCTCTACTTCTTTTCAAGAGAGCTCTTTTTTAGGATTAGGGTTGGAGATTTCTATGCCAACATTTTTGCTATATCGCTGTCCGCATCGGTAATTTGTTGCAAACCAAAGGTATCAGAAATAACTTTTGCCACATTGGGAGAAAGAAATCCGGGCAAAGTTGGACCTAAAATAATATTCTTAAATCCCAAAGAAAGTAAAGCCAGAAGAACAGCAACGGCTTTTTGTTCATACCAGGCAAGATCAAAAGAAAGAGGAAGTTTATTTACATCATCCAAACCAAATGCCTCTTTCAGTTTCAAAGCAATAACTGCCAGCGAATAGGAATCATTGCATTGTCCGGCATCCAAAATCCTTGGGATTCCATTAATATCACCTAAAGGAAGTTTTATATA
Protein-coding regions in this window:
- the hslO gene encoding Hsp33 family molecular chaperone HslO, producing the protein MTKDYILRGTVHNNNFRVFAVNSTNCVQTARDLHDLSPIATLLLGRMISAAAMLSWDLKDEESEITMRIDCEGDIQGAIVICTQNGFLRGYTKNPRLFYATREDNFKVGKAVGKGTLTISKDKKGTRSYFSTIELISGEIAEDLAYYYQQSEQIPTAVNLGILIDKEAKVRSAGGFIIQQLPYADKKIADVIKENIAQTPNLSDLMDMGLSIPEILSRFVFKGLQWQINAEKEIAYRCNCSYELFSKALLLLGKEELQSLKEGIKPVCLYCNKEYNFSSEDIQSLIEQLQEQK
- a CDS encoding SpoIID/LytB domain-containing protein, whose product is MKRNYLIILLLLCLNLLAGAQFIKGELNLEINLTASPQLTITPKGKNANITIAETDGLISRNFDSAITINIMNPETLVHYAILDFTEIVYAAQDDEQAVVRDFFAWENSRLKIKKELQHFLPESFTTEEEAKQYASKQGIPIDKIKEVQLLNSTVQIQDATGNLCYMETPLKIHSEEEIYFNRDSYDYSGDFILKTVKKQIILNQLLPLETYLAGVVQNEIGDNAPPEALKAQIVAARTHALTLLLNNKHKTDGYDLCNSTHCQVYKGKYLLNEQILQAVYECASEVLFYNGNLAETTYHSCCGGKTEAADIIWKGKPIDYLKGVTCLNAVNSFDLSKEKDAREWIDKPLAEEEMSSWERGALSWHKSISLNQLAKNAGLSSISRIEILQRGSSGRITKVKLIGNETISLNSEYQIRQVFGNLLSSFFYIEGPYQIANGTVIIIPKPNIKIKGRGAGHGVGMCQVGALRMARKGTKYEEILQHYYPGTTINKDWIDD
- the metG gene encoding methionine--tRNA ligase, giving the protein MKYLVTSALPYANGKLHIGHLAGAYLPADIFVRYLRLKGEDVIYICGTDEHGTPISITADKEGITPQEVVNYYHNSIKKAFEGIGIEFDNFSGTSRPPHYKLAADFFLQLYNKGYIKPKNTLQFYCEKDKRYLPDRYVEGICPLCGFEDARGDQCDKCGQIYETTTLIEPKCKICGSTPVIKETKHWFLQLEGFREKLKRWLATKDYWKENVRNFILGLLDQGLVERSVTRDLSWGVPVPLPEAKGKVLYVWFDAPIGYISATVEWAEKIGQPEKWKEYWLNPETRLIHFIGKDNIIFHSLIWPSMLMGQDTIYCLPYDIPANEFMNLEGKKISTSKNWAIWVDEFIQDFDSEYLRYYLAVNAPERQDSDFSFKDFQNKINIELNNTLGNLANRVFAFANKNFEGKITACALSETANKAIAEADKLLKEIEENYLNYQVKKNTRLIMDIARLGNRYFDENKPWAQLKENRDATNETLYVCSNLLAKISVAFSPIMPRSMRYLRQMMNLDDNCKFSEAYNLLGDIVLNEIKPLFRKIEDKEIEAQIAKLHSQAIINEGDKSDFNTPEIAPLKELISYDDFAKLDLRLAKVLTAERVPQTDKLLKLKVDIGIEQRELIAGIAVDYEPNNLIGKTVLMLVNLEPRKIRGITSQGMILAADSNGKLLLLIPDGEGIPGAVVQ
- a CDS encoding aspartate kinase; its protein translation is MKKFGGTSVGNIDLIRNIAHRLTSEYHKGEGLVLVVSAMAKTTDELFSLAYGISKHPSRRELDMLLTAGERISMSLLSLALMEEGIPSISFTGSQSGIITDEKHGNARILKVNAFRIQEELEKGKVVIVAGFQGVSTSKEITTLGRGGSDTSAVALACYLKANKCEIYTDVDGVFTADPKLVEKPKLLRQISPELMLTLCYNGSKVLHPRAVEYALKYGVEVEVKSSFTFAPGSLITNKMTENNEENNMEERKVTAIAHKNALLRYTFPLNVKVLKTLSDWYYEIYKSFVNEGLLELFVESKYETEVDYFLQERNTKPISKKGDLAFVNLIGLGLGHDPAFLATVMENCQNFNILRSFNNEQSIELLLPDQNCAAAVKTLHKIYIEEQV